Within the Leptogranulimonas caecicola genome, the region AGGCGACCAGATCCCCTGGGGCATTGGCGTGACTACCCCGGCCTTTAGGTTGGATCAGCACAAGGAAGCCCTCATCAAAGAGGTGCTCGCCGCCTCCCGCGCCACGCTGGAGTCGCTGCTGGCCTAAAGGCCCTTGCCTCAAAGCACTGTTCTCAGACGACCCTGCCGAGAAGCCCCCCCCCTTCTTGGTAGGGTCGTTTTTCTCGGCAGCCAAAGACCTTCTGCTCGCTTCAAGGCACCCATGGAACTCGATGCTTTCAAGTTGCTTCCATAGCTATGACATAACTTTGGGGCCTAATGATTCGGTACCTTGCAATCTTTGGGAGAGGGGAATAGGATGCTAAAGCCGGACTGGCAAGTATTTGAGGGAGGGTGTCCATGGGCGACCTATCGTCGCGAAATGAGCTGGTAGCAGCCATCTTGGGTGACATCAAATCGCTAGGGCACACGCTCTATTTTCACCACAGGGGAGTCTCGGGGCAACCGCAGATCCTCTGCGAGCTCTATGACCATGGGGGCCAGTTGACCCAGCGCGATCTGGGCGAGCGCTTTCAAATCACGCCCGGTTCCCTCTCTGAGGTGCTCACGCGCATGGAGCACGGGGAGCTTATCTGCCGCACCCGTGATCCGGAAGACAGCCGCAAGCTCATCGTGAAGCTCACGGAGCGCGGGGCTCACGCAGCAGCAGAAGAGATCAAGAAGCGCGATGCCTTTGGTGCCTGGTGCCTATCGTGTTTAAGCGATCAGGAGCAGCGAGAGCTTCGCGACCTGTTGGATAGGGTGCGCGCCCATTGGAACGATGTCGAAGCAAAGGAGAGCGATGATTAAACGACTCATGCAAAGCGTCCGCCAGTACAAGCGGCCTGCTATCGCCACTCCAATCTTGGTGACCGGCGAAGTGATCATCGAGGTGCTCATCCCCTTTGTCACCGCTCAGCTCATCGACGCCATCAACAACGGCGCTCAGATGCCTGAGATCTTGAAGGCGGGCGCCCTGTTATTGGCGTTGGCCCTCATCTCTTTGGCCTTTGGCACCCTGGCAGGCATCACCTGCTCCCGTGCAGCGGCGGGCTTTGCCAAAAACCTGCGCCAGGACATGTTCTACAACATTCAGACCTTCTCCTTCGCCACCATCGACAAGTTCTCCACCCCGTCTTTGGTGACCCGCATGACCACCGACGTCACCAACGTCCAGATGTCGTTCATGATGATCATCCGCACCGCCATCCGCGCCCCTATGATCATCATCTTCGCCATGGTCATGGCCTTCTCCATGGCCGGGTCCCTCGCCTGGATCTACGTCTATGTCACCATTCCTTTGGCCTTCGGCCTCTTCTTCGTGATCCGAAAAGTACTTCCTATCTTTCGCCGGGTCTTTCGCAAGTACGATGCCCTCAATGAGTCGGTAGAAGAAAACGTCTCCGGCATTCGTGTGGTAAAGAGCTTTGTGCGCGAGAAGTTCGAGATGAAGAAGTTCGACGTGGCAGCCACCGACGTGCAGATGGACTTCACCCGCGCCGAGAAGCTCTTGGCCTTAAACGGCCCCATGATGAACCTCTCTGTGTCGGTCATCTTCCTGTGCGTCATCTACTTTGCCAGTCAGGCCATCATCACCAGCCGCGGCACCCTGGTAAACATCGGCCAGTTCTCCTCGCTCTTCACCTACGGCTTCATGATCCTCATGAGCCTCATGATGTTCTCCATGATCTTTGCCATGATCGCCATGTCGCTGGAGAGCGCCAGGCGTATCTGCGAGGTGCTCGAGGCCACCACGACCATTCACAATCCCGAGAACCCCGTGACCTCAGTGGCGGACGGCTCCATCGAGTTTGACGACGTGTCCTTCTCCTACAACGGTTCCACCGAGCGCGTGGCCCTCCACGACATCAACCTCTCCATCAAGAGCGGCGAGACCATAGGCATCATCGGCGGCACTGGCTCTGCCAAGTCCACGCTGGTGCAGCTCATCCCCCGCCTCTACGACGTCACAGCCGGCACCGTCAAGGTAGGCGGAGTAGACGTGCGCAACTACGACCTGGACACGCTGCGCCACGCCGTATCCATGGTGCTTCAAAAGAACGTGCTTTTTAGCGGCACCATCGCCGACAACCTGCGTTGGGGCAATCCAGAGGCCACCATGGACCAGATCATCGAAGCCTGCCGCTTGGCCCAAGCCAACGAGTTTGTGGAGCGCTTCCCCGATGGCTACGACACCTATATAGAGCAGGGAGGCACCAACGTCTCCGGCGGCCAAAAACAGCGCCTCTGCATCGCCCGCGCCCTCTTGGCACGGCCCAAGGTACTCATCCTTGACGACTCCACCAGCGCCGTGGACACCAAGACCGACGCCCTGATTCGCCAGGGTTTCGAGTCCTACATCCCCGAGACCACCAAGATCATCATCGCCCAGCGCACCAGCTCGGTGAAGGATGCAGACCGCATCGTGCTCATGGACAGAGGCACCATCCAAGACATAGGCACCCATGAGGAGCTTTTGCGCCGCTCCCCTATCTACCGCGAGGTGTACCTGTCCCAAAACAAGCAGTCTCATGACGAGAAGCTCGACGACATCGATCGCAAGGAGGCCGCCAATGCCCGCTAAACCCCAGGCTGCTGCCAAGCGCTCGCCCATCAAGCCCCAGGTCATAGGAAGGGTGTTCAAGTCGCTCTTCCGCTTCTACCCGGTGCTCATGCCCATCGTGTTTCTCTGCCTCATCATCAACGCCCTCACCAACGCCGTGCCTGCCATCTTCATGCAGCAGGCCTTGACCATCGTGGCTGCCCATTGGCAGACAGGCGACTGGGCGGCTGCGGCAGGCCCCCTCACCCAGCTCACCTTCACGCTGGCCTGCTGCTACGCTGCAGGCCTCACCGCCAACTTCACCTGGAACCGCCTCATGGCCATCATCTGCCAAGGCACCCTCAAGAAGCTGCGCGAAGAGATGTTCGACCACATGGAGACGCTGCCCATCCGCTACTTCGACACCCATGTGCACGGCGACATCATGTCTTACTACACCAACGACATCGACGCGCTGCGCCAGATGATCTCCCAATCGCTGCCCCAAGTGACCATGACCTGCCTGGTGCTCTTATCGGTATTCTTCATCATGCTGTGGTACTCGGTCTGGATGACCATCGTGGTGGTGCTGGGTGTGGCGGTCATGGCGCTGTGCTCCAAGGCGCTGGCCGGAAGGTCCGCCAGGTTCTTCTTGGCCCAGCAGCGAGCCATCGCCTCGGTCGAGGGCCATGTGGAAGAGATCATGAACGGCGAGCGCGTGGTGCAGGTCTTCTGCCACCAAAAAGAGTGCGAGGCGGACTTCGACCGCTACAACGAGCGCCTCTATGAGGCCAGCCGCAAAGCCAACACCTTCGCCAACATCTTGGGCCCCATCCTCATGAACATGGGCAATGTGATCTACGTCATCGTTGCCGTGGTGGCAGGCCTGCTGCTTGCCTTGGACGTGCCCAGCCTCTCCATCTCGGGCGCCGCGTTCACCATCGCCATCGCCGTGCCCTTCCTGAACATGACCAAGCAGTTCGCCGGCCAGATCGGCCAGATCTCCCAGCAGGTGAACCCCATCGTCATGGGCATGGCCGGCGCAGAGCGCGTCTTCCAGCTCATTGACGAGCCCTCCGAGACCGACTCTGGGTATGTGCGCTTGGTAAACGCCAAGATGGAAGGCGGCCAGCTCACCGAGGCTCCCGAGCGCACCGGCCTTTGGGCCTGGAAGCATCCCCATCATGACGGCACCACCACCTACACCCTGCTGGCAGGCGACGTGCGCTTCTTCGACGTGGACTTTGGCTACACCCCCAACCACACCGTGCTCCACGACGTATCCCTCTTTGCCAAGCCTGGCCAAAAGGTGGCCTTTGTGGGCGCTACGGGCGCAGGCAAGACCACCATCACCAACCTCATCAACCGTTTCTACGACATCGCAGACGGCAAGATCCGCTATGACGGCATCAACATCAACAAGATCCGCAAGAACGACCTTCGCCGATCGCTGGGCATCGTGCTCCAAGACGTCAACTTGTTCACTGGCACCGTGCTGGAAAATATCCGCTACGGGCGCCTCAACGCCACCGACGAGGAGTGCTTCGACGCCGCCAAGCTTGCCGGGGCCCATGACTTCATCGAGCGTTTGCCAGAGGGCTACAACACCCTCCTTACCGACAATGGCGCGCAACTGTCACAAGGTCAGCGTCAGCTGGTCTCCATCGCCCGCGCTGCCGTGGCCGATCCTCCGGTTATGATCCTGGACGAAGCCACCAGCTCCATCGACACCCGCACCGAGGCCATCGTCCAACGCGGCATGGACGCCCTCATGAAGGGCCGCACCACCTTTGTGATCGCCCACCGCCTCTCCACGGTGCGCAACGCCGACGTCATCATCGTGCTCGACCATGGCCGCATCATCGAACGCGGCAACCACGAGGAGCTCATCGCCAAGAAGGGCACTTACTACCAGCTCTATACTGGCGCCTTCGAGCTAGAGTAAGCTGATAGGCGCCTACGTCTATGAGCTTACTCTGGGCACCCGCCAGCAGCTCCAGCCGGCCCAGGCGCGCTGCGACCACAGGTGCGGGCTTCTCGGCATCGAGAAAGCGCCGCCCACCACCATCCAACAAGATAGGCTGGGTATCGACTCCGCAAGCCCCATCTGGCGTATCACACGCCTCCACTATCTCGATGGATGCCCCAGGATCGTTGAGCGCTCTTGTATGGCCTGCGCCCGTGTCCCCTCCCTTGACGTCGACCAAGCCGCGGGCTCTTTGGCCCAGGTGCTCCACCAGTCGGGCTCTGGCCCCCTGCACGCCCGTGAAGTGCTGGGTGCGGTAGCTCTTACCTCAGCCGACGCCGCGCTCTTGGATGCCAAGCCTGGCCAGCCCGCCTTTCGCCTAGAACGGGAGGTCTTTGACGAGCAGGACGCTGCTGGGAATATGGCCTTCGCGCCATGTGCAGACACGACCTGCGCTTTGACATCCTCACTGCCGAGAAGGACGACGATCCGTTTTGCTACTAATTCCTTAGGTGCAGACAAAGGCTGCCTGAAGCCCAGGATGCCAGTCTTGAGCTTCGATTTTGCTGCAAGCCCAACGAGAACAAACTCCCCTCTTACCTACCTTGACGACTCCCTCTAGAGTCAAAGCATGAAGACCGGACTCATACGCTGCAGGAGGCTCTCATGCTGGCAGACTTTCATGTGCATTCAAACTTTTCCGACGACTCCGTCTACGCCCCGGCCTGTGTGGCCCGCGACGCCTACGAGCAAGGCATTGAAGCCCTGTGCTTCACCGACCATGTGGATTACGGCGTCAAGCCCGATGCCGGTGAGACTCCTTGGCGCTACGACCCCGACAACGGCAAAGGCGTCACCAACGTGGACTACGCCCGCTACTTTCCTGCTTTGGATGCCCTGCGCGAGCAGTGGGCCGGCAAGCTCTCCATTGTCAAAGGCCTCGAGTTTGGCGTCCAGCGCCACACCGTTGCCGCCTTTGAGCAGGCGCTCGATCAATGGGGCGATCGGCTTGACTTTGTGCTGCTCTCCATCCACCAAGTGGGTGATCATGAGTTTTGGAACGGCGACTACCAGCAAGGGCGCGAGCAGGCGCAAATCCATGGAGCCTACTACGGCGAGATGCTTGCCGTCATAGACGCGTTCTCTGGTTGGGACAGCCTTGCCCACATGGACCTCATTTGCCGCTACGACCCTTACGGCCCCTATCCCTTCGATGCCACGCGCGACCAAGTAGCAGCCATCCTCGAGCAGCTCATCGCCCAGGACAAGGCTCTGGAAGTAAACACCTCTTCCTGGCGCTATCGGCTGGACGACTTGCAACCCTCGACGCCCCTGCTCAAACTCTATCGCGACCTAGGAGGCACCCTTCTCACCCTTGGCAGCGACTCTCACAAGCCAGAGCATCTTGGCGCCCATTTGAGCGACGCTCAACAGGCCTTGCGAGACCTGGGCTTTGAGTCCTTTGTCACCTACGAGCACCATGTGCCCACCGAGCATGGGCTTGCAGAGTAGCTGATCCTGCGTTTTTCGCCTATACAAAATACAGCCTTTGAAGGTTACTGGCCACCGCCACAGTACGAAAAGGCCGAATCAGCCTAAAATGTCTCGCTAAGGTTGGGAGTCAACCTGTCTACGAAAACAATAAAATGGCTTTGGAGGAATATCCTCGAGCCATTTCCCAGAAGCATAGGGAAAATGCGATGATCTTGAGAGGAGCAGATACACTGCTCTTCTGCTCTTGGCGACAAGTTGTTTGCAACTTACCTCTGGCACTTTAGCAATAACGCTTTGGTGATATCTATTTTATTTCTCTTTCTTCGGAGTCGCTTTCATGAGCATCACTGTGATTATCCCTACCTACAACCATGCCAACACCATAGAAAAGACTGTAGACAGCGTCCTTTCTCAAGCGCCAAAAGGATCTTCTCTTTATGATCAAGTAGCCATAGTTGTTTGTGACGACGCCAGCATTGACGATACCGTGGCTGTGGTAGAACGCCTTTCGCAAAATGACAAGCGCATCTCGCTTGTCGTGAGCCCTCATAATCAAGGAACGCTTCTCAATCGCAAACAAGGTGTTTTATCAGCCACAACTCCCTGGGTCATGCTCATGGATGCCGATGATGAACTGGCTGCTGGAGCCCTAGAAAAGCTACTTCAAGAAGCTAAGACCGATCCAGCCCAAATCCTTCATTTTGGAGTAGAGATAGTTGCAGAAAATAACAAGGCCTACGAAGCGGCTGCAGGCATGGAGCATTTTCTTACTCCACCGGTACGATCACTTCAGGATGACACTATCCTTCAAATCCAGTTTTCAGAATCCAATGGGTTTGACTGGCATGTACATCACAAACTTTACGACCGAGAACTACTTCAAAATGCTTATACTGCCGCTGCCGATACCTTTTTAATCTTGTCAGATGATATCTATCTTTGTTTCATTATTGACTCATTGGCTCATAGCTATCGTGCTATTCCTCAAGCTCCATGGTATCGGTATCATCTGGGTGCGGGAGACACTTTTGGCAATGCCATGGACTTCAAACACCTTTCAACTCTTGCTCAAGCAGAAGCGGATGCCTACAAGCTTATGGATGATTATGCCAACAGTCCTCAAGCACCTATGCGCAAAGATTGGGCCGACCGGCTTCGCGACGCTAAGGAACGCATCATCTTTCATACCATGAACGAATGGTATGACAATCTCCCTGATAAGGATAGACCAGCAGGCATAGACCTCATTATCTCTGCCTGGCAGCCTGTAGGTGGACTACCTGCTATGGCTGCAGAACTATGGCGTTTTATCCGTGACGAGGCCTACGGTCTTTGGATAACCGAAGACCGTGCGACGCCCCAAGCCCAAACGCAAAAGCAGCACATCGATTCTCTGCTGGAAATCGTTACAAAAGTAGAAGCCCATTCATCTTTCGATGCCACAAATCACTATCGTTATGACACTATGAAAGCTGTTGCCCAAGGTCATCTTAGGGATTTAAGAATGTGGCCAGAGTATCTTTCAGAAAACCAGGCATCTCAAGTTTGCCCTCAGAGCAATTCTCGTATAACGTCCACCAATGAGAAAAATAGTGACTCTTGGCTTCATAGGATACGGCTAGCTGTAGACAAAATTATTAGCCCTAGTCGCTGACTAACTTTTCTACTGCAGCCTGTTAAATTTGTCGGCGTTGTCCCATTGCGAGGAATATTGACCACAATGGATGATGAACGGTCTCGTTGCGTCTCTCTTACAAGGAGCACTTATGCCTCGTTTTTCCCTCGTAATTCCGGCTTATAACGTAGGCTCTTACCTGGGCGACTGCCTCCAAAGCCTCAAAGACCAGACCTTCTCTGACTTTGAAGCGATCATCGTAGACGATGCCAGCACTGACACCACCAATAGCATCGCCGCCTCATTTGCCCAGGATGACTCTCGCTTTAGTGTGATTCGTCATGAGCACAACCAAGGCCGCCACCTCACGCGCAAAACCGGCATTACCGCAGCTACCGGTGATTACATCATCCCTTTGGATGGCGATGACAGCCTTGAGCTT harbors:
- a CDS encoding MarR family winged helix-turn-helix transcriptional regulator, with translation MGDLSSRNELVAAILGDIKSLGHTLYFHHRGVSGQPQILCELYDHGGQLTQRDLGERFQITPGSLSEVLTRMEHGELICRTRDPEDSRKLIVKLTERGAHAAAEEIKKRDAFGAWCLSCLSDQEQRELRDLLDRVRAHWNDVEAKESDD
- a CDS encoding ABC transporter ATP-binding protein; this encodes MIKRLMQSVRQYKRPAIATPILVTGEVIIEVLIPFVTAQLIDAINNGAQMPEILKAGALLLALALISLAFGTLAGITCSRAAAGFAKNLRQDMFYNIQTFSFATIDKFSTPSLVTRMTTDVTNVQMSFMMIIRTAIRAPMIIIFAMVMAFSMAGSLAWIYVYVTIPLAFGLFFVIRKVLPIFRRVFRKYDALNESVEENVSGIRVVKSFVREKFEMKKFDVAATDVQMDFTRAEKLLALNGPMMNLSVSVIFLCVIYFASQAIITSRGTLVNIGQFSSLFTYGFMILMSLMMFSMIFAMIAMSLESARRICEVLEATTTIHNPENPVTSVADGSIEFDDVSFSYNGSTERVALHDINLSIKSGETIGIIGGTGSAKSTLVQLIPRLYDVTAGTVKVGGVDVRNYDLDTLRHAVSMVLQKNVLFSGTIADNLRWGNPEATMDQIIEACRLAQANEFVERFPDGYDTYIEQGGTNVSGGQKQRLCIARALLARPKVLILDDSTSAVDTKTDALIRQGFESYIPETTKIIIAQRTSSVKDADRIVLMDRGTIQDIGTHEELLRRSPIYREVYLSQNKQSHDEKLDDIDRKEAANAR
- a CDS encoding ABC transporter ATP-binding protein, producing MPAKPQAAAKRSPIKPQVIGRVFKSLFRFYPVLMPIVFLCLIINALTNAVPAIFMQQALTIVAAHWQTGDWAAAAGPLTQLTFTLACCYAAGLTANFTWNRLMAIICQGTLKKLREEMFDHMETLPIRYFDTHVHGDIMSYYTNDIDALRQMISQSLPQVTMTCLVLLSVFFIMLWYSVWMTIVVVLGVAVMALCSKALAGRSARFFLAQQRAIASVEGHVEEIMNGERVVQVFCHQKECEADFDRYNERLYEASRKANTFANILGPILMNMGNVIYVIVAVVAGLLLALDVPSLSISGAAFTIAIAVPFLNMTKQFAGQIGQISQQVNPIVMGMAGAERVFQLIDEPSETDSGYVRLVNAKMEGGQLTEAPERTGLWAWKHPHHDGTTTYTLLAGDVRFFDVDFGYTPNHTVLHDVSLFAKPGQKVAFVGATGAGKTTITNLINRFYDIADGKIRYDGININKIRKNDLRRSLGIVLQDVNLFTGTVLENIRYGRLNATDEECFDAAKLAGAHDFIERLPEGYNTLLTDNGAQLSQGQRQLVSIARAAVADPPVMILDEATSSIDTRTEAIVQRGMDALMKGRTTFVIAHRLSTVRNADVIIVLDHGRIIERGNHEELIAKKGTYYQLYTGAFELE
- a CDS encoding UTRA domain-containing protein, whose product is MGTRQQLQPAQARCDHRCGLLGIEKAPPTTIQQDRLGIDSASPIWRITRLHYLDGCPRIVERSCMACARVPSLDVDQAAGSLAQVLHQSGSGPLHAREVLGAVALTSADAALLDAKPGQPAFRLEREVFDEQDAAGNMAFAPCADTTCALTSSLPRRTTIRFATNSLGADKGCLKPRMPVLSFDFAASPTRTNSPLTYLDDSL
- a CDS encoding histidinol-phosphatase HisJ family protein, whose protein sequence is MLADFHVHSNFSDDSVYAPACVARDAYEQGIEALCFTDHVDYGVKPDAGETPWRYDPDNGKGVTNVDYARYFPALDALREQWAGKLSIVKGLEFGVQRHTVAAFEQALDQWGDRLDFVLLSIHQVGDHEFWNGDYQQGREQAQIHGAYYGEMLAVIDAFSGWDSLAHMDLICRYDPYGPYPFDATRDQVAAILEQLIAQDKALEVNTSSWRYRLDDLQPSTPLLKLYRDLGGTLLTLGSDSHKPEHLGAHLSDAQQALRDLGFESFVTYEHHVPTEHGLAE
- a CDS encoding glycosyltransferase family 2 protein encodes the protein MSITVIIPTYNHANTIEKTVDSVLSQAPKGSSLYDQVAIVVCDDASIDDTVAVVERLSQNDKRISLVVSPHNQGTLLNRKQGVLSATTPWVMLMDADDELAAGALEKLLQEAKTDPAQILHFGVEIVAENNKAYEAAAGMEHFLTPPVRSLQDDTILQIQFSESNGFDWHVHHKLYDRELLQNAYTAAADTFLILSDDIYLCFIIDSLAHSYRAIPQAPWYRYHLGAGDTFGNAMDFKHLSTLAQAEADAYKLMDDYANSPQAPMRKDWADRLRDAKERIIFHTMNEWYDNLPDKDRPAGIDLIISAWQPVGGLPAMAAELWRFIRDEAYGLWITEDRATPQAQTQKQHIDSLLEIVTKVEAHSSFDATNHYRYDTMKAVAQGHLRDLRMWPEYLSENQASQVCPQSNSRITSTNEKNSDSWLHRIRLAVDKIISPSR